Proteins co-encoded in one Malus sylvestris chromosome 7, drMalSylv7.2, whole genome shotgun sequence genomic window:
- the LOC126630143 gene encoding UDP-D-xylose:L-fucose alpha-1,3-D-xylosyltransferase MGP4-like: MSSFLYQRPIHNPLSDPYSISPPSSFNSHKPYSIFSPTTLLVLISLVVVMGVFFPWVGMQESLFSVTTRPSIAKWRDYTLAQATSFVAQNGTVIVCAVSQPYLPFLNNWLISIARQKHQDKVLVIAEDYATLYKVNEWWPGHAVLVPPAPDAQTAHKFGSQEFPSGMFPSRRAHSFPRGWRRLMLSVGLLLHWWAYRAKLKENDRVNFERCLRGALGVGVEAHNQVKSTYEFFNFTSRRPRHLLQILELGYNVMYNDVDMVWLADPFPYFEGNHDVYFTDDMTSVKPLKHSHDLPPPGKKGRTYICSCMIFLRPTSGAKLVMKKWIEELKDQPWSREKKANDQPAFNWALDKLANEVDLYLLPQAAFPTGGLYFKNKTWVRETKGMHVIIHNNYILGFEKKIKRFHDYDLWLVDDHADESPLGRI; encoded by the exons ATGTCCTCCTTCTTGTACCAAAGACCAATCCACAACCCGCTTTCAGATCCCTACTCGATTTCCCCGCCTTCCTCCTTCAATTCCCACAAACCATATTCGATCTTCAGCCCCACTACCCTCCTGGTACTCATCTCGCTCGTGGTGGTGATGGGCGTCTTCTTCCCCTGGGTGGGGATGCAGGAGAGCCTGTTCTCGGTCACCACCAGGCCCTCCATCGCAAAGTGGCGGGACTACACGCTGGCTCAGGCGACGTCGTTCGTGGCCCAAAACGGGACGGTGATTGTTTGCGCCGTCAGTCAGCCGTACTTGCCGTTTTTGAACAACTGGTTGATCAGCATTGCCAGGCAAAAGCACCAGGACAAGGTGCTTGTGATTGCCGAAGACTATGCCACGCTTTATAAGGTGAATGAGTGGTGGCCGGGCCATGCCGTGCTTGTGCCGCCTGCGCCGGATGCTCAGACTGCCCATAAGTTTGGTTCTCAG gaatttccgtcggggatgttccCTAgtcgacgagcacacagcttcccgagaggttggcgccggttgatgctttctgtcgggcttctactTCACTGGTGGGCTTATCGGGCAAAGCTGAaagagaatgacagagttaactttgaaaggtgtcttcgtggggccttaggtgtaggcgttgaggctcacaatcaa gttaagtccacatacg AATTCTTCAACTTTACTTCCCGAAGGCCACGACACCTGTTGCAGATTTTGGAACTTGGATACAATGTTATGTACAATGATGTTGATATGGTGTGGTTGGCTGATCCGTTTCCCTATTTCGAAGGAAACCATGACGTGTACTTCACAGATGACATGACTTCA GTCAAACCTCTGAAACACTCTCATGATCTGCCACCTCCAGGAAAGAAAGGACGCACTTATATATGCAGCTGCATGATTTTCCTGCGTCCAACcagtggagcaaaattagttaTGAAGAAGTGGATTGAGGAACTTAAAGACCAACCATGGTCCAGAGAAAAAAAAGCAAATGATCAGCCTGCTTTTAACTGGGCATTAGACAAACTTGCTAACGAG GTGGATCTCTATCTGCTGCCGCAGGCAGCATTCCCAACTGGAggactatactttaagaacaagacATGGGTGCGGGAAACTAAAGGGATGCACGTTATAATCCACAATAATTATATCCTGGGTTTTGAGAAGAAGATAAAACGCTTCCATGATTATGATCTCTGGTTGGTTGATGATCATGCTGATGAGTCACCTCTTGGGAGAATATGA